The Streptomyces sp. NBC_00510 genomic interval AGCAGGGAGAGGACGCCCATCACCGTCGAGGCGATGCTGAGCCAGTCGCCGATCTGCTTGAGCAGGTCGGCGTGCTCGACGCACCAGTTCTGGATGCTGTGACCCAGCTTGGTGAACGCGTCCGCCAGTCCCTCGAAGAACCCCGTGTCGGGTGCCTTGTCGTTGGCCTTGCGCAGCCGGTCCGCGATGCCCCGGGCGTCGGACTGGTGGTGCTCCAGCAGTTCCTCGGCCCGCTTGATGATGTCCTCGAGCTCCTGCTGCGCCTTCTCCAGCTGCTTCCCCGCGGAGTCGAGGTCCTTGCCCGCCTGGTTGAGCCGGTTCGACGCCGCGTCGATCTTCGCCTGGGCGTCGGCGAGTTCGCTCTGCGTCGCGTAGTACTGGCCCGCCAGGCGCAGCGCCGGGTCCGCGGCCGCCTGGTTGTAGGCGGACGTCGCACGGTCGTAGGTGCCCTGCCCGGCCTTCTCCCGCTCCTTGGCGGCCTTGGCCTGCGCCTCGTACTCCCGGGCCTTGTGCTGGTACTCCGCCAGCTTCGAGCGCCACGACGACAGCTGGAGCGAGGCCTCGCGCAGTGCGTCCCGGCTGTCGCCCACGTAGCGCGGCAGGTCGCCGACCTTCTCGGCGAAGGCGCTCGCCGCCTCGCCCTCCCAGGTCTTGCCGCCCTTGGTGATCCCGGTGAGCGTCGTGTATGCGTTGTCCAGGCCCGTCGCGGCCCGCGAGAGCTTGGAGGTGAGGTCCTCGACGCTCTCCAGCTTCCCCGGCGCCGGGTCGAAGCCTATGGAGGGGTATTCCACCGCCGTCATCGCGCACCCGCCGTGGGCCGCGCCTCGGGGGACGGGGAGGGCGTGGGCTTCGGCGCCGCGCCCTGCGTCATGGCGTCGCGGATCGCCTGCTCCGTGGCCTCGTAGTTGTCCTTGGTGGCCTTGAGCTTCTCCTCGATCTGCTGCGTGCCGTCCGCGATCTTCCCGATGGCGTTGTCCCAGCTGTCGTGGAACTCGTCGCAGGCGTTGTCCAGCGCCTCGCTGCCGGTGCTCTTCGGACCCACGTCCTTCAGCGCGTTAAGCGCCTTGCGCATGTCGTCCTGACTGTCGTGCAACTGCTTCAGCAGCCGGTCGAGGTCCTGGACCTCGACCTTGAAGTGGTCACCCAATGTGTGTCCCCCGCGTGGACCGCCCGCCGTGCTTCAGCACCAGGGGCGGTGGTTTCAGCCGACCCACCGAGGCTACCGCTCCCCCACGTGCCGCTTCACCCCCTCCCGGGTGCTCCCCGCAGGA includes:
- a CDS encoding DUF6317 family protein; protein product: MGDHFKVEVQDLDRLLKQLHDSQDDMRKALNALKDVGPKSTGSEALDNACDEFHDSWDNAIGKIADGTQQIEEKLKATKDNYEATEQAIRDAMTQGAAPKPTPSPSPEARPTAGAR